Genomic DNA from Solanum pennellii chromosome 3, SPENNV200:
GACCTCCTTTTCTTATATTTGTAGCTAAACTTGATATAGATAAATCCTTTCTGTTAGCCCTAAGATCTTTACTGAAAAATTCAATGAGGGGAGAAGAAAGATTTTAGACAACACCACCCTTATTCTATACTTGTGTTAGGAAAAATCTATTATATTCCGTTAAAACCGAACTTTTTCAAAGAGACTTCTTCTGGTCGGAGTACATTTACAAATTTGCGAGATCTCTTTTGTGGTGGTAAGCAGAAATGGATGAGGTAGGGGTATTATTGATGCGTCCATTGTCCAATTACATTGAACAAGAGCTAGCGAAACGTTTCACCCTCTTCAAATACTGGGAAATTCCATCTGAATCTCTCAAACTGCACTCCGACATCATTCGAGCAGTGGTGGGGAACGGAGTCCAGGGAGCCAACTCTGCTTTGATTGACTCGCTCCCCAGATTGGAAATTGTATCGAGTCACAGTTCTGGGCTTGACAAGATTGATTTGGTGAAGTGCAAAAAGAGAGGGATTAGGGTCACCTCCACTCCCAATGGTCCCACCGACGATGTTGCAGACATGGCTATTTTACTCGCAATCGCAACATTGAGGAGGATTTGTATAGCTGATCGCTTCGTCAGGAATGGGATTTGGAAGGAAAAGGATTTCAATTTGACCGCTAAGGTACATACTTTGGCCTTAAGGTCCAACTTTATCTCTCAACTTCTGAttgtaattcaaaattatacttCACATTGCTGGTTTGCTAAGACAAGGGTATGAATGACTCTGAGGTGTTATGGACAGTTAAAATTTGGATATTTCGTATAACAAAACGTGTTTTTGACCTCCCCTTACTTAAAGCTGGCCTTTTGCTATATATTGAAGCCCAAGGAACACTACCTGCTTGTCACGATGGTCGTCTTGTAGGAATTTTGATCCCCAAATTTCCTCAAGGAACAagtatgttttatgtgtttctttGCAGATTACAGCAATTACGTTTtgtaaagcaaataaaataaCGACACAATATTTTATCGCGGTAAAAACCACGACCTACACCTCTGTAGGATTTGAACCTCAACAAAAGATCACAAGCCTATGTAACCTAAAGAATTATAAACTTTAATTCCTAGTTAAGAAATAAtgaactctaattcctagctagCCAAGACAAAAAACCCAGGTTTAAGTCTTCTACCGTCCGTCAAGTTTCTCAAATTTGTTAGACGAATCCTATACATACTCGATTGTaatcaaaactcttaattacaatCTTTCAACTTTTTCCCCACAAATTGGTAACACTCCAAGTAACTCTCAGAactcttgatcgtgttttgatattctctctatgtaagtgcgTAATTTTCTCCAGCGAAACTATCATCCTATTTATAGATTAAAAATCCCCTCAAAGTCTTGTCCAACTCGAAGTTTTCACGTAGGACTTGGATAGAGAAAACCTTCCACGCAATTTTCCTTGGTTAAATAACAAAGTTCTTTTCcttaagttaataaaaaaactttattgGCCGCTAATCCTTTCTTCATGTAGATTTCATGCTTCATATATGACTTCTATTTGATTAAGAAAACTACCTTGCTTGTGAACTCCTTTATAAAAGGAAACTTTCCGTACTTGTTGCTTGTCGAAAAAGCAATACTTCCACAGCTTTATAACTTCTGATTCGCCTGATTGACGTTCTCCTTATCCAAGTCGGATTCGGTCGTAAGGAATACATCATGCAACTTGTTTCTTTTATCTATTCCTCTATATGTCAATTAGCAAAATCTTTCTCGTTCTAACACTTGTGTATTTTGAACCTATCTTATTTTGGTTTgctcttcatttttatttcagtttAGCGGCAAATCAGTAGGCATTGTAGGCTTAGGGAGGATTGGTTCAGCAATTGCCAAGAGAGCTGAAGCTTTTGGATGTCCAATCAGTTACCATTCGCGTACACAAAAACCAGAGTCAACGTACACTTATTATTCACACGTTATCGACTTGGCCTCCAATTGCCAGATCCTTGTCGTTGCTTGTGCCTTGACTAATGAAACTCATCACATTATCAACCGTGAAGTTATAGATGCATTGGGTCCAAATGGAATTGTTATCAACATTGCAAGGGGTTCTCATATTGATGAACCTGAGCTGGTATCTGCTCTTGCAGAAGGCAGGCTGGGAGGAGCAGGGCTTGATGGTCTTGAACATGAACCAGAAGTGCCTACGCAACTAGCTAGTCTTGATAATGTTGTACTATCACCTCATACTGCAGCAGGCACTGTGGAGACTCGGAGGGAAATGGCTGACCTCGTCATTGCAAACTTGGAGGCATACTTTTCGAACAAACCATTACTAACACCCGTTCTTTGAGATCTTCTGGTAAATGACTGATGATCGTGGGAGTACTAGGATGGGTGACTCCTCGGGAAATCCTCATGTAGCCTTGTTGCCTCCCTCCTTTTGAGTTTTGATCCTACTGCAAAGACTTGGTTAATTTTagttataaagaaaaatgatcTCAGACTTGGTCATCGTTGTTTCTTCTACTTTCATATTCATCCTTTTGTAACATGCTAAGTATGTGATGAATCTATGTTGCTTGGACCATCCAAAAATGTTGTCACACTCGTATCAGCTAGCTAAAGGTTGATacgtatatattattttgtactCACACTGGTTTAAGGTAATGTAACACTGGTTTAAGGTAATGTAAAACTTGAGCCCTTGTACCTGTTGCTTTCAGATTCTCAGAAAGAGCAGGTTTAGATCCACCGCAGATGGATGCCCTTGCTAACACCTCAAGAGGAAAATATAAATGAACCTTAATCATGCCAATTGGCCGCAGTACAAGTTGATCTAGACAccatcattaataaaaagaagaatataacCAGAGTAGTTCATGTTTCAGAAATCTAACTTTTCACTCCAAGAATTGACAAATTCTGTCTGTTTTCTTTAAGGATTCAAAAATTTCTCCTTTTTATGTATTGAGAAAGCTCTTTGATAAGGAAGCAAGATATGCCCATATTCGTCTCATTTAACTTGTGCAATATAAACTACTAGCTTGCTATGCGGAAATTGGccaaaaaatttacatatttccACAAGTCataacaaagaaaattttaagCTAAAGAGTAATTACGAGTCCTGTTTTCACAATCAAAAGCTCATTAAGTAGAAGTGGCTCCTTTGAAGATGAGGAAGTTAAGTGTCTCCAAGGTGAAATAGATAAATGTTCCTTTAGTATGAGTGAAGAAACATCCAAATTTTGATCCCACCACACACTGCCAGCCACCCCCGTATTTCTTGTCAAACTCCTGCATATATACAACcataaacttacataaaaaaaaaatgaatgaaaactCGAAAATTTTACTACTACTTATAATATCTTTCAACCATTATCCACACATTGCTTTACATTCACGTCTCAATCTGTGTGATTGTCCCACTTAGTTATATCGTTTTTTCCCCTCACGTGTGAGAAGAATAAGCACgtaaaaattctttttgatacCAAATGTATTAATGAATTGCAGTCATAACATTTGCATCCTAAGAAAATGTACATTTTGACCTAATTCAATTCTAAAAACTAACTCATGATGTGATCAAAAtggcaacaacaataacaaatccGGTGAAATCCCCGTGGTCTGGACAAGGTAGAGAGTATGCAAATCTTATCGCTATCGAGGAGAACAACTCATTCTCTCAATGAATGTAGAACAATCAACACCCTCCCTGGACTGGAAGGTGTATGAtataattcaaacaaataattcaattcaaagaCACACAGATTTACCTTCTTAATATGAGCAGCAATGGATCTGTAGTCCAAAACATCATAAACATCCAAAGCTTGAGAAGCCCAACGCATAGCCTGGATCTGCATCTTCACAGGCATATCTGTATCTTCAATCACACCTTTTCCTTCTAACATTTTGTCTATTGATCTGAAGTAGAAGATCCCAATTTATACtcaatttttgttgtttaaaagttcaaaattaagatatgaaaagaatgaatcTTCCCGTTTCTCTTTCTCTAAGCAAGAATAAGAAAAGTCGAACGACAGGAACACTAGAATTGATTTTCCAAATCCCCTTTTTTTAGCAAATGTTTGTAATGGTgactatatattttataagCATCTTGGTGCTGACGCATACCATCGTGTCTTCTTCCTAGCTCACCTAAAGCACATTTTAACCTTGttctattttttgaattttctctctcttaGTCATGCCCTACTTGGATAATGATAAAAGCTGATAAAGGACAAACATAGTTTCCGAAAATTTTTATTGGAGTCTCGATcaaatttagattaaatattGCAGCATACATTAAGTGTGGTATTACCAACAAGTTTTTTTACACTCAGAATTTATTTAAATAGATTTGCCACTAGGGCTGTTCAGAATTGAATCGAAACTAATAAGTCGAAccgataaaaaagttattggtttatattattgggttattggtttaATGGTTTTGATGACggttttaattcttttttgttaTCGGGTTATCGGTTCTTAACGGtttaaagttttttcttaacgggttaaccgataacccgatagtaaattaaataataatatttgtaccattttatatataaagtcCTTGACTTAGAGtttaattttctacttttatttttggttgtctcaaaaaattgattattctacaatgtaaaagtgtttgcttttgagcAAAATGTAACTTGTGAATTCAACtgcatggtttatttggttagtcaccttgtttctaagcgatttttaatgttttttcttttgtgtcaaatattaacggttaaaccgataaccgaaccgataacgatcaaaaaccgataaaccaaTAACCTATAAACCAATATCTTAATGGTTCTATAACGGTTTAGCATCCCTACAAATCGATAACCAATTAGCCAACCCGATCAACTTCATAACCGAATTGAACCGGCCAATACACAGCCCAATTTGCCACTGCACCACAATCTTGTTGCTAATAAAGGCAATACTTACCTCTTATTTCGTCTTTGATGTTTTagaattaaaagtttaaaattttaaaatttgtaattgtgtttggatatatttttctttagatattttttaaaatttcatatgtgGAAAGTCAGcttttaaaaacatcaaaaaataattgaatatcaaattaaaaaatttcatgatcAACTATTTGAACCAAAATATATTACTAACTGCTAACTAATCGAGATTTACATATCTTTTTCGTTATTTGCCGACTGAATCAtcacttctttaaaaaaaaatcctataTTATGCGATTACAAGATTTTAAAATACGattgtaataaaataaaataaaaagttgaagCTTTAATTTAAACAATAGAAGTATCtctttagaaaaaattaaattataccaCGTTATGATTTATAAGcgttatattaattttattttaacacaCTTGAGATAGTTATTCAACTTGATAATACTTATTTTATAGTAGCAATTTAAATCAATCACTGTAATTCCTTAATTTTACGTTTCAGCTTTGGTAAAAGTAAAACTTATCCTTTCAAACTTCCCAATTTTCTCTCTTCCACAGAACAATATTCCCACacccaataactttttttattttttttggctaATATAAGTCACCTTCTTCTGTTAAAGAGAACTATTCAATTTGTCCTGCGTTTGTCAACTCTATTTTAAATTAGGCAAATATTGCAAgaagtattaaatttaatttgtttcaaTGCTAATCCTTATTTACCCATAAAAGAAGAAAGTTAAGAGAACCCAATCTGTCAAATGGTGCATTGTATCTTATTTTATACCAagaagaaactttttttttcctactgtttattgttttttcatattatttttccaaaatttagaGTAAGGAAAGATCAAATAGAAAATAAGATTACGGGATGAGAAATCAAATCATGactaacaaatatttaatgttcataaattataaatatttcatcatttttttggtatttttataaataattatgttatattgtaCAAATTATGACAATTTTCACTTGTTTGTCAATATTATGAtgattcatgttttattttatttgtgtacAATTATATGTTTTTAGTGCATTAATTTCGTGTTAAAATCAAACATGCTGAAAGTAGTGATAATCAAATATACATCACCAATTTTGTATGttttcatattaaattgctttaagCATTTTCATATATAGCCGAAAGAGACGTTTATTCTattgtgaaaaattaaaacgaagaaGGGCCTAAAATACACTTGAAGTATTAGAAATGTTACAAATTATCATCCCTCCACCTATTGGCTCGAAAATActcttctcatccacctataggctccaaaatatccttttcattcatatttgagtccaaaattaaccacttatttaacgattttaaatttaaattatttaaatatatttttaatacacgaagctcaactatttgttataatttaacttattaatataatttattaatcaatCTAATACCCACCCTCTATTAATTAAACcacacccaattaataaacccaCCTCATTACTAATGCACTACAGGAAAGTTACTAGCAatgagtatttttaaaaatttgaggcgaaaatgtctatagaattacattatcatacattcaagtcctcaatcgaaaaatattataattcaagtgtctaaataataattaccgataaacttaaaagtttgactatgttcatcttaattattcattcgcctcaattatgtgatgttacataatagataactttttttttgaattatgtgactaattcaaataataactaatgaagagtaaaattgaaagaatattCTAAAAATAGTCGCGGAAATTgaacaattaagttaatttgaaaaataaaaaatgccttgacaattcaattaatttgaaatgaagggattaataaaatttatgttagtgagaataataaattttaaaaaacattgatgtgactataaattttatttgcatATGAAACAAATAGTTAGTAGATACAAATAGGGATGATTGTAaagaatgacaaactaataatttaaattaaatggagTTACTATCGTTTAAGTTATTTCCTTTAATTAGCGATATCTCGGTCACTTTGCTATTACAGGCCCCACTGATTTGTAcagattattaaaaaaattaaataaaaaggtcgttttgttcttttctctttttatacaatttcttcTCCTATTTCCTTCAAGTTCTCTCAAATCTTCTctccaaattcaatttcaaatttcaaatatttccaGCACGTCCTCGTCGCGTTTTCAAAATTACTTCAAAAGTTTCAGGTATCGCCAAAAATTCTTCTCATTCTatctatttttgataatttttttcacttttttcaaactattttttcACAGCagttcataattcatatagatATTTGATTTAAACAATGAGTGCCCAATGTCCATCGAAGATATCCACAAGAGGTATACATTGAATAtcgaaaataatattgaatactcatcgttttccttgggtctaacTAAGAATTTTGGAGAGATTCAAATTCAATATCCAAATCGAATATAATGCaagacaaaatataaacttatgaaTCAATTGCTACGATCTCacgattccatatcatgatatgTTATCGCATGCCAAATGCCTACTTAATCAACCTATACAATGCAACCCACTAAAAAACTAACCCGCCCCGCTTGTGAAATAGGATTGACCCGCCCCGTGTTTTCGCTGAACTCCGTATAGCTGGTATGTACCCGCTACTCAAGTCATACTACACCATCCTTGACGAAAAATGGAAGTTATTCAGTGCTTTACAATTTTTTCCATGAAAACATCCTTTCATCTCTAGTATCTCTACTGTCACCTCAACTGTGAAATCTCCTCTCTGTTGCCGGCGACACAATGAGGGTAGTGACACCTAAATCCCCATCACCGACACTACCCGCCGATCAAAACCGCCTTACCTCTACCCCCGTCGCAGTACCCGCCGGCGGCGTAAGAAACCAAGATGCTGAATTACTCTTCCGTACAAAGCCAATTGCTGAAATCCGAAATGTGGAAGCGGCCACCAGGAAACAGATCCAGGACAAGAGCGAAGAGCTTCGGCAACTCGTCGGAAATCGTTATCGAGATCTCATCGATTCCGCTGATTCCATTGTTCTAATGAAATCATCATGTGAGTCAATTTCTGCCAATATAGCCGCGATACACCACGGCATTATTCATTCTCTCTCTTCCACCGTTGCTGAATCCCCTAAGTCCGTTGTTTCTTCTGACCCTGCAAAAGCTCGGATTTACGGAATTGCCTGTAGGGTTAAGTATCTTGTTGATACGCCGGAGAATATCTGGGGTTGTCTCGATGAATCAATGTTTTTAGAATCTTCTGCCCGCTACGCCCGTGCTAAACACGTTCACCATAGTTTGCATAGAAATAAGGATTACAAAAGTGTACTGTCCAAATTTCCGTTGCTTCAGCATCAATGGCAAATTGTGGAGAGTTTTAAATTTCAGATCTCGCAGAGAAGCAGAGAGAGATTGTTGGATCAAGCACTTGGCCTCGGGATAAAAGCTTATGCGGATGCTTTAGCTGCAGTTGCTGTCATTGATGAGCTTGATCCCAAACAGGTTCTGACATTGTTCCTTGATTCGCGTAAATTATGTATTTCTCAGAAACTAAATGCATGTTCCAGTGTTAATGCTACTAGCTCCGATGTGATTTTAGTTTATTGTGAGGCATTAAAGATTATTCAAGTTACTGTGGGTCAAGTAGGAGAATTATTCTTACAAGTGCTAAATGATATGCCTTTGTTTTATAAGACTGTATTGGGTTCACCTCCGGCCTCTCAATTGTTTGGTGGAATACCTAATCCGGATGAGGAAGTGAGGTTGTGGAACTCATTTAGAGATGATCTGGAATCACTTATGGTAATGTTGGATAGGGATTTCGTTTCGAAGGCATGTTCTGATTGGTTGAGGAATTGTGGCAAGGAAATAATGAACAAGATCAATGGCAAATACTTGATCGATGTTATCAGCTGTGGAAAAGAGCTTGCATCTGCTGAGACATTGGTGCGGGAAACTATGGAAAATAAGAAGGTATTAGAAGGGAGTTTGGAGTGGCTTAAGAGTGTTTTTGGGTCTGAAATTGAGTTGCCATGGAAGAGAACACGTGAGCTTGTCTTGGGAGGTGATTCGGACCTGTGGGATGAGATATTCGAAGATCCTTTTATTAGAAGGATGAAAGCAATTATTGATAAAGGATTTGATGAGTTGAGTGGATTGGTTGATGTCGTAGCGTCAGCACGAGCCATCTCAGGAACTCCTGGTGAGCAGGTCAGTTTTCAGGCATACTTGAATAGATCTTTGAATGGTGGAGGTGTTTGGTTCATGGAACCAAATGGTAAAAAAGTTACCACCATTCCTGGTGCCAAGTTACAGCAGCCCGAGGAGAACGATTTTCGGAGTTGTCTCAATGCTTACTTCGGGGATGAAGTCAGCAGGATTAGAGATGCTGTGGACAGCTGCTGTGAGAGTGTTCTAAAAGACCTGCTAAGCTTCCTGGAGTCTCCCAAGGCATCCTTGAGACTGAAAGATCTGGCCccatatttacaaaataaatgttaccaaaGTATGTCAGCTATACTAATGGAACTGAAGAGTGAGTTGGATGCTTTGTCTGATAACCTTCAAAACAAAAACTCAATGGACGAGTCAGTGCCATCACCAGCTATACTTGTTGAGCGGTCAATATTTATAGGGCGGCTTTTGTTTGCATTCCAGAAGCATTCCAGACACATTCCTGTCATACTTGGGTCACCAAGGTCATGGTTGAGTGAAACTAGAGGGGCTGGCTCACTTAAGGCCCCTACTCTTGTAAGGTACTCTATGCCATCTGTTGACTCCCCAACCTCTGATGGTCCTGGAAATACAATGTTTGATTCACCCAGAAGACAAAGTTCATTGGCTTCTGCTGCTTTGTTCGGAGTGGATGACAGTTCAAGCCCACAGCTTGAAGAGCTAAGTAAAATGACGCAAGATCTTTGCATCAGAGCTTATAATATGTGGATATCTTGGGTTTCTGATGAACTTTCAGTAATCTTATCCCAAAATCTAAAACAGGATGATGCATTGTTGGCAACAACAACCTTGAGAGTAAGTGCTATTCTTAAAACTGTTCTGGTTGGGTTTTCCTGAAGGACTTCACATGTCATGTTTATTCTTATGCTTCCTTTAGATGTTTGTTAATAATACCTGTATTATATAAGTCACTTCTGTCAGTGGTCCTGGTAATTACTTTGCAGCACTTGTTATCCAAGTAACTTGAAAATCACTTCTTCTGATCGTggattttatataattttctgcTGAAAAGTTTTATTATGAATCAATGGGCCCAAATAGACTGGAATGGATATAGAAGCTGAGATCCCATAGTTTAATACCAGGGGTagttgattaattaaattttagattAGGAAATGTTAAATAGAGAGCAGCCCTATCCTTCGGGTGGCGCAATCGTTTGGGCTTgagacttccatgttggagatCTCAAGTTTGAAACCCCTTGCCAGGGAAAGTAAGGGATTTGCCTTTTGGGTCGAGTTCGTCGCACCGGACTTTGTGGGTTACCTCTCTATGTTGTTTGcaagctattgcataggagtgGGGATTTTACCTTGCGGCTgtgggtttcccttgtcataattttttttaataaaaaatagagcaGCCCCATAGTTTAGCGTCCTCTTAAATTATTGCAAGGACCCTCTCTATTTTTGAGGGCAATGCAAGAAAAAGACAAGCCTTAGGTTTCTTCTAGTTATGGTATAGGAACACTTGTTTGGTGTTTTCTTCCTAAGAGGTTACTTATTTTATAGTTTggtaaaatagttattttttttaatctagtCAGGATATCACAAAAGTTATAAACAAGCATGCCCTATACATCTACTGATGCAATTCTTGATTTCCTATAAAAACAATAGGCGattctcaattaattttgtatgaCTTCTTATGCTGCATATAAATTATGTCTCACAAATTTATCAGGGAAAGAGAAAAAACCCATCAACTTTCACAAAGTCAGGGAGTGTTCACTACCTTATTTTTGTGATAAGGTAaatgatattattaataatgGGAATGAAAGCTCCCGTATACAATAGGAGTACCAAAATGTAGAGAATCTACATCAAAACATGATTCTCTATAAAGACACCCAATCCTTCTGTCAGGTGTAATGCTGTTTGTAAATTCAGTTTAATTTTTGGATTGATTTGACATTAAATTTATCTCCAAGAGAGAATGACAGGTTTTTTGCTTGTTGTTGTCTAGTACTTTGTCTATAAAGTAACATTAGAAGATTCGTAACTCTGAACTTGCctacacaaaaacaaaaatagattAGTTGGTTTCTTTCCATCTGCAAGTCTTGGTGGGTAGAAGAATGTGATATTTGTGTTGGCTGAGAGGTAGCCGATGGATTGGTCAAGGGTGCAGGCAAGTTCACAGGCACTATCCTTgtaggaaaaggaaaaatgaaaagaaagcaCGCctattccaaaaaaataaaaacaaggcTTTGATTTTTCTACAGGTTTTGGGTAGAGCGGGTGCCTTGTCATGCAGGGGGGATGTAAGACACCAGGTCTTTTTCTTGCTTATCCTTGATGGGAATGTAAAGTTGTCTGTATACATGTCTTTTTTTCTGGTTTACACAGTCCTCTTTCAGCATTCTTTTACGCCATGATTAAAAATTATACTGCTTATTGGAAAGTGAACCGTTACAAGTCATTCATGTTCAGATAATATGCAATACAAGCTTCATCCCCTTCTTCTTTAGTTACTCTAAATTAGTTTGTCAAGTTTGTATCTCATCTTAATTGATAAGTGATTGCTATAAGTTGGTTAATCAAGCTTCTTCATCTTAACTTGTCATCAGGGCTGGGAGGAGACTGTTGTTAAGCAAGATCAGTCAAATGAAGGCGAGACAGAGATGAAGATATTGCTTCCTTCTATGCCTTCTTTGTACATAACCTCTTTTCTGTTTCAAGCCTGCGAAGAAATTCAGCGAGTAGGTGGACATGTGCTTGATAAGCctattttgaaaaactttgCCTCAAGACTGTTAGATAAGGTATTGAAAGAGTATGCCTTTCTGTTCTTCAATTTTCAATGTTTATGAGAAATATTACTTGTTATCTTATCATGGATTATCTTCCATAGTTGTGCGAAGGTATGAAAAGCAAGAAAGTATGCTATGCCATTTTCCAGATTTAGTTTCTGCTGTAATCTAATGGACCCCAAAAGGTCCCTCGTCGAAATGTCCCCACTGTTTGTCTGAAACTTCCTGTGAATTTGATTTCTTGCTTGTCTTATGCTAAGGCTGATTTCTTACTAACCATTCTTTCATTTCCTGTTGCTGATTTCTCTGTGCTTTGCTAAATCTTTTTAGAGATTGTTATTGTTAATATTTGAATGTGGCTCATGATACATTCCTCTCTTTTTATTAATAACCTGGAAGTATGAATCACCAGCATTGGTGATCTTATGCAATTCGTAAAGATTTCGTTACTTCTCTATATTTTTGGAAATGATGTGTGCTACTTATTTTAATCTTCAGCTTTTTTGAATTTCTACTAAATTATTTTAgtctatgttgctcggactcttcaaaaatgccaatggtagtgtatttttgaagaatctgaGATGGGTGCggcatcaaaagtgaagagtccgcgCAACTAAGATTTTAGTTGCTGACCTCATAATGTGTTGCCTGTTTTGACATTGCTCTCTAGCctttttgaagaaaaaggaagaaaccAATATGTTTACTCAAGTTTTTCTTGCATATCTGATTTTCTTTTCCTGACGAATTTACTGAATATCTGGTCTTCAAAGCTTGAACTAGTTATAAAGTTGGATTGTTATAGCCATATTACCCTATCAAGCAGTCAGGAACATGATATCTTATTTAAAGATACATCATTTAATGTTGGGCACATCACCTTATCAAAAAAATGGTTGGGCACACCTAACAACTCAGTCTTTTGGTTGTCTCTTTGAAATCTGGTTGTACAGTTATTGATCTGTAAGACTTTTTTGTAGATCAGCTAAAAGGCTTTACACAATTCCGTAGTTAGGAATCAATCACTAGTTTTGAAGAATATGAGGTCtgctgaaaaattaataaataaatatatgataaaagaaatatatagagACAAAAACACTTGGTGATTTCTTTACATATGTTCTTGCCTTGGTAGAAGAGTTACCTCACATATGTTGCTGTTGGAGGTGGGAGGTATCACATAGAATCAATCAAGGTGCGCGCAAGCTGGCCCGGACACCACAAATGTGTTAAAAAaaagtgtgtgtgtggggggggggggggggNNNNNNNNNNNNNNNNNNNNNNNNNNNNNNNNNNNNNNNNNNNNNNNNNNNNNNNNNNNNNNNNNNNNNNNNNNNNNNNNNNNNNNNNNNNNNNNNNNNNNNNNNNNNNNNNNNNNNNNNNNNNNNNNNNNNNNNNNNNNNNNNNNNNNNNNNNNNNNNNNNNNNNNNNNNNNNNNNNNNNNNNNNNNNNNNNNNNNNNNNNNNNNNNNNNNNNNNNNNNNNNNNNNNNNNNNNNNNNNNNNNNNNNNNNNNNNNNNNNNNNNNNNNNNNNNNNNNNNNNNNNNNNNNNNNNNNN
This window encodes:
- the LOC107013993 gene encoding conserved oligomeric Golgi complex subunit 1, which produces MRVVTPKSPSPTLPADQNRLTSTPVAVPAGGVRNQDAELLFRTKPIAEIRNVEAATRKQIQDKSEELRQLVGNRYRDLIDSADSIVLMKSSCESISANIAAIHHGIIHSLSSTVAESPKSVVSSDPAKARIYGIACRVKYLVDTPENIWGCLDESMFLESSARYARAKHVHHSLHRNKDYKSVLSKFPLLQHQWQIVESFKFQISQRSRERLLDQALGLGIKAYADALAAVAVIDELDPKQVLTLFLDSRKLCISQKLNACSSVNATSSDVILVYCEALKIIQVTVGQVGELFLQVLNDMPLFYKTVLGSPPASQLFGGIPNPDEEVRLWNSFRDDLESLMVMLDRDFVSKACSDWLRNCGKEIMNKINGKYLIDVISCGKELASAETLVRETMENKKVLEGSLEWLKSVFGSEIELPWKRTRELVLGGDSDLWDEIFEDPFIRRMKAIIDKGFDELSGLVDVVASARAISGTPGEQVSFQAYLNRSLNGGGVWFMEPNGKKVTTIPGAKLQQPEENDFRSCLNAYFGDEVSRIRDAVDSCCESVLKDLLSFLESPKASLRLKDLAPYLQNKCYQSMSAILMELKSELDALSDNLQNKNSMDESVPSPAILVERSIFIGRLLFAFQKHSRHIPVILGSPRSWLSETRGAGSLKAPTLVRYSMPSVDSPTSDGPGNTMFDSPRRQSSLASAALFGVDDSSSPQLEELSKMTQDLCIRAYNMWISWVSDELSVILSQNLKQDDALLATTTLRGWEETVVKQDQSNEGETEMKILLPSMPSLYITSFLFQACEEIQRVGGHVLDKPILKNFASRLLDKMIHIYGDFLSSQESQGSRVSEKGVLQVLLDLRFASDILSGGDCSANEESLKMPKVKHPFRRKQDIQLNKSVSEERVNGLISSFAQGLDPIDWLTYEPYLWENERQSYLRHAVLLGFFVQLNRMYTDTAQKLPTNSESNIMRCSAVPRFKYLPISAPALSSRGTTKVSISASIDDVSSRSPWKSYTNDELSRKVDIDENSSSGITSPFLKSFMQVGSKFGESTLKLGSILTDGQVGRFGDILPVQASGFHSFFTTARSE
- the LOC107013997 gene encoding dynein light chain 1, cytoplasmic-like, producing the protein MLEGKGVIEDTDMPVKMQIQAMRWASQALDVYDVLDYRSIAAHIKKEFDKKYGGGWQCVVGSKFGCFFTHTKGTFIYFTLETLNFLIFKGATST